In Erwinia pyrifoliae DSM 12163, the genomic window TTGTCATTAGGGGCAGGCATATGGTCATTAAGCTCCTGGTATGGCTGTCGCGATAGCGACGGATAGATTTGGATAGTGAATTATACAACACAAACTGATGATTTATGCATCATAAAAACCACGGATTTTATTGCGTCCCGGCATCAATTTTGTGGTATCTGCACGTCAGGTTATCCAGAATGCGTTCTGTCGGCGTACCGGCGACAAGCCTACCTGTGCCCGTCAGGCGCTTTGTGAAGGGTATAAGCTTGTTCCAAACAAGGTTGCAGTGCCATAGCCTGATGAAGTGAACAGGTTCGTGCTGACGATTGAAACCGTTTATTTTGTCGTCTTCAAAAGCAGCTGTATGTGTGTTAATTCAATCGGCTTTATTTTCTTGAACACGATGATGAGCTTTACCATCTTCTATGCCCCAATTTAGGTAACGTTCAAGCTCCCTGATTTGATCGGTATCAAACCGCCTGTCGGTAGCAACTGATTAGGTCACTCACCGAGATCGACAGTAATCAGAAAACGCGCTGCAAACGTCATGTGACGGTATGTGCATTTCTGGCGCTCTCTGCACTAACCTCAAAATGATGAATAGAGTTGATGTGATAACTCATAATGGTTATGCGAACGACTAATAATTGATATTCATTGCACACAACTGATGATAAAGCCAAAAAACATTTTACATTTTAAAATGGCTTCTATACTGTTTATAAAAACATATGTAATAATGTACAGTTTTCCTATCAGGAGGGAACATGCAAGACTATCTTTTTGAGTCAGTCAAGCTACAGCGCATTGATTTTTTTATCAAACTTGTTGCGGCGAGTGAATGCGATGAAGAGGAAAAAAAACTTGCTATTCAGTGGGTTTGTGAACTCACAAATGAATTGATGGCAAAAATACGGAGTCATCAATCCACCAGGTCCACAAACCATCTCGACCCATGAGGCTGTACTGTACAAGTAAAGACGTGTTTAAAAAAAAGATCGGCCATGCAGCCCTTAAAGTTCCTTAAAGAAACAGGCATGTTTTTTCGCCAGGATAGTTTGGACTGACCCCACAACGGTAGACAAATTCTGTCCTCACGACGAGGCCTGTTCAAAGGCCTCCGGGCTGACGCCACCGAGATGGCTGTGACGCCGGGCCCGGTTGTAGAACACTTCAATGTAATCGAAGATATCCGCGCGGGCCAGATCCCGTGTTTTATACATCCGCTTTCTGATCCGTTCTTTTTTCAGTGAACTGAAGAACGATTCGGCCACGGCATTATCCCAGCAGTTACCACGCCGGCTCATACTCGGGACCAGGTTATTGGCCCGGCAAAACCGTTGCCAGTCGTCGCTGCCGTACTGGCTGCCCTGATCGCTATGCACAATCACCTCGCCGTCCGGTTTTCGTCGCCAGACCGCCATCATGAGCGCATCCAGTGCCAGTTCGCGTGAGAGGGTGGGCTTCATCGACCACCCCACCACGTTACGGGCAAAGAGGTCGATAACCACCGCCAGATACAACCAGCCCTGCCAGGTGCGGATGTAGGTGATATCGGTCACCCAGACCTGATTGGCCCGGACAACAGTAAACTGCCGCTGCACGCGATTAGGGGCAACCACTGAAGGTCTGCCAGCAATACGACGCGGAGCTTTATAGCCGCGCACGGCTTTAATCCGGTTCAGTTGCATAATACGGCCCACCCGGTTTTTACCGCAGGTTTCCCCGATTTCGTTCAGGTCGCCATGAACCCGCCGGTAACCGTATACGCCTCCGCTCAGTGAATATGAGTCACGGATAAGCGTCAGCAGACGCTGGTTATCTTTATCACGCGCCGAGACCGGGTTGTGCAGCCACGCATAGAACCCGGCCCGGGCGACATGAAGTACCCGACACATCGTCATCACACCCCATACAGTGCGGTGCTCATTGATAAAGCGGTACTTCAGTCGGGCTCCCTTGCAAAGTACCGCGCGGCCTTTTTCAGGATATCCCGTTCTTCTTCGGTGCGTTTTAGCTGCGCCCGTAGTTTCAGGATCTCGCTTTTGGCTTCCAGTAAATCCCGGGCATGCTGTTCGCTGTTATCAGGTTTGACAGCCCGAAGCCACTTGTAGAGACTGTGTGCAGAGACGCCCAGACGGTCNGAAACTTCAGCGACGGAATAGCCGCGTTCCGTTATTTGACGGACGGCTTCTTCTTTAAATTCAGGTGTAAATCGTGGTGTGCCCATACGTTCCTCCTATGCTCAAAATATACGGTAGGATCGTCTACTGGCATAGGGGCAGTCCAAATATACGGTAGGATCGTCTACTGGCATAGGGGCAGTCCATAAAGGCCATTGCTCATAAAACTTATCTCGCTCTGTAAACTTCCGTCATTTTGGCTTTTTCACCTTTCCCTTTTGGAACACATATCGTCAGCTTTTGGCCGCACCCGGGCCATTTGCGCGACGTTGATGTTCGCCGCACAAGCCTTGCCAGCTCGCGTTTTCTGACTGCGCCTTGTGTGTTTGAGTGCACAAAGTGCGCGCATTGTCAATGACCTTAATCCCCGCAAACATAGGGTATCAGCGTGTTGTTTTCACTTATACGCGTGATACGCGAGCCGTGGTCTTGCAGTACGATCCTATGCCTCAAGCGCGGCGCATGGGGCTGCATCACACAGAGGAACTTAACCAATGAAAATATGTGCTCATCAAACTAACACGGGAATCGCCCTCTGCGGGCGTGCTTACGGGCCTACCCAGGATGGTAATGCACAGGCATCACGGGCCTGCCCGGGCTGTGTCCAGTTAAGGGAATAGGGAAAATGATGTGTCTTGAGCGGGTTAGCGCTTTGATCTCTTACAACGTCGCTGTACAGCTGACGTGGCTGGGCCATCTGTCTCTAAAGGATGTTTCGACACTGGCCGGTATGCTGACTGGCATACTGATGCTGGCTATTAACTGGCATTACAAACACAAATCTTGGCAGCTGCTGCGCCGTGGCCAAATCACGCGAGGGGAATATGAATCATTCAATCGTTAAACATTGTGCTGTCGGCGCGGTACTGGCTGCTGCTGCCATGCTGCCGAAATATCAGCAGCTGCATACCTCACCAGATGGGCTGAAACTGTTGGCGGACTATGAAGGCTGTCATCTGATGCCTTATCAGTGCAGCGCCGGGATATGGACGGACGGCATCGGCAACACCGAAGGCGTGGTATCGGGCCGCAGCATTACCGGGCAGCAGGCAGCAGGGAATTTAATCACCAATGTACTGCGCGTTGAATCAGCACTGGCGCAGTGTTTGACGGAACCTGTGCCGCAGTCAGTGTATGACTCGCTGGTCTCTCTGGCCTTTAACGTCGGTACCACTAAAACCTGTGGTTCGACGATGGTGAAGCTGCTAAACGAAAAGCGCTGGCGTGACGCCTGCCAGCAGCTGCCGCGCTGGATCTATGTTAAAGGCGTGTTCAACCCGGGGCTTAAAAAGCGCCGCGCAAGGGAGATGGCGTGGTGCCTGACCGGAATATGATACGCGCACTGGTGGTGATGTTAGTGCTGGTAGTGCAGGGCTGGCAGTCGTGGCAGCGAAGCGAAGACCGCAACATTATTGAAGAGCAGGCGGTAACGCTGAAAAGCCAGGCGCAGGCGCTTAACAAACAGAACGGCCAGCTTATCGGCCTTGCCATTTTGACCAAAACCAACAGTCGGGAGCAGATGCGGCTTTATGCGGCGGCGGAACACACCACCGCGCTATTGCGCCAGCGTCAGCGCCGGATTGAGGAGCTAAAACGTGAAAACGAAGATTTACGCCGCTGGAACGACACTTCTTTGCCTGATGATATTATCCGGCTGCGCAGCAGACCGGCGCTCACCGGAGGCGCATCTTACCGTGAGTGGCTGTCCCGAAGTGACGCCGTGCCGGCTGGAGAGGTCCGCTCCGCGCGATAATGGTGATCTGAACGCCGTTCTGGATGAAACAGAGGCTGCATGGGCGGCCTGTGCTGACAAAGTCGACACCCTAATTAACTGGCAGAAGCGAGAAAGCGAACAAGCAGCAAAACTTAAACAGCGCACTGACCTCAATCCGCGATAACTCCGTCAGACGCTTGCCTGTGCCTTTGGAAACAAACGACTTGCTGGCGGCAAGCGGGGACGGTTCGATGCCGCAGGATCACCGCCGCCAACACTCAACGCACAGCAAACTGGCGTCCGGTTCGGGGAGGCACGCGGTTACGGTTTGTTGTGGGATAAGCGGGCAACTATCGGGGAACGATCGTTTCGTCGTCCTGTGGTACTGTAAACAGTCATTAACGATAACAGGAAGAGAAAATGATTTGGGTAGCAGTCGATTATCTTTCTCTGTATCTATCTTTTTTTACCCATTAACGGGACTGTCCGGGTAATGGGCGGGGGATATTTTTTATAACTTGCTACAGGTTGTTGAGAGTGTGGTACCAGCGCGTGTTGCACCAGGGTGTTTCAATATGAGCGGCGAGCCTGTTTTGCCATATATTCATTTTTATTTCCCTGTTCGGCTTGTAGTGTGAGCTGGCCGCTGAAGGCCTGATTGAACTGGCGATTTTAATCGAATGTGCGGTGGTGAGAATAAAACCCAGCGCTTGATAAACCAACGAATACTTTACTCCACGCCTTACTGATATTTTTTCTGAGGTGCAGTGAAGTGGACAGTGTCTTGAAGAATTCAGGCATGGAAGTAAATCTCACTGGATATTTTATCATGTCGCTTTTTATCCGTTATTGAATATTAAATTCATAAATTGGCAATAGTTACTTGCCTTGCGTCACTATAAATTGGTTATTTCCGGAGGCGATTTTTCTTCAACTATCAACGAAACTGTTATTGCTGATATGACGATAAAATTACCTTCTGGAAATCTTTAATGATGTTTCTGATAACGTCCCTGATGTCTTGCCAGGCTTCGGCGGTGGTCGCCCATGAGGGAGCAGTTTTCAATAGAGGCTGTCGAATCCCTGTGACTCGCTCCACAGGCGATTAAACTCCTGCTGGTACATTGCTGCCAGTGCCGGCGCATTTCGCACCAGAAGCACGTTTTCAGCGTTGCGCTTCGCGGCGTTGGATGTGTAGTTAAATGAGCCAGTCTGTACCGTGTTGCTGTCAATGACCATAAATTTATTGTGCATGAAGATGTATTGCGCGTTCAAACGCACCGGCACGTCCTGGTTAGTCAGGAAGGTAACTGCGGTGTACTTATCGTTATTGGCCTTTGCATCGGCTACCAGCCGTACAGATACTCCACGGTTCTGGGCGGCGATGAGTGCGGCTGCAATGGGGTGACTGGTGAAGCTGTAAGCCGCTATATCAATGCTTTGCTCTGCACCATTAATGGTGCTCAACACGATCTGCAATGCGGCCTGGCCCGCAGAAGGAGAAAAGCCGACGGAAATTTCAGGTGCGTCTGTGGCGACCGCCGGGGGGGACATGATGATAGCCAGCACAAAAAATATCGATTTACGCATGATTGTTAACTCCAGTTTTAGCTTATTGAGGGGGAATTAAACAGGTTACGGGTCTTTTTATGGACGACTACCACTTTATTATCGCGCTAGGAATAAAGAGATAACCAGGCAACATTTCACTGACGCAGCCGGGATTATGATGTGTCCTTAGCCGCCCGCAGCGCCAACCGGGTAATGCCTGTCTCAACCAGCTGCACGCATGTTGGAGTGATAAAGACAATATCAACAGTGGGGGCAGTAGCGAGCATTGACTCAGGCCCACCAACAGGCAACAGGACTGAAATCCGGAGAGATGAAATAATCTGTCCGGTGTTTATTGCGTGAATTACCCTCGGCTAAGAAGTTCAGATATAACAAATAATCAGTAAAGGTGACTTTATTATCCGAATCCGTCATGCCTCAAGATATATAGGTATTGATCGCATTTTTTTCATACGTAAGTTTAGCTCATCACGCTTCACGTATTTGCCGATTTTTCGGATGTTGAATTATTTTTAATGGTTATTCCATTTCGAAGGGGATTTATTGTTAATTATATTAACATTAACAGCTGCTTCGATCTTGCGGGATTTTGCGAGGCAGTGCTCAGTTTCTGAAGAAAATCGTTTTACTGCATTGATGGCCGGCGGTAAGGGTTATTACGTAAAGAAGATAAAGCATAGTGATTATTCAGAATCAGCCATTCAGCAAAAGGCCAGATGGAGTAAGTCGCAGAATGAATATCGCTATTACTGGTAAGGGTAAATTACTGTGCTATTTTCTGCTTTTTCTACCCAATCCTACCCGTTTCCGTGTCGGGAAGGTGACGTATGCTATCACTGTCCTGAGAGTTTGATCATTTCATATCACTGCCTGTCATTTCTTATAAAGGAACCAGGCCTGTGATAAATACAAGGCAATTTTGTCAAGTTTTAGCTGCCGTTAGTCATGGCGGAATGATAAGTGATTGTCTTGAAAGATTCATAATCTCAACGGAAGAAAGCTATTAATTTTTCTGTGTAACCCAATATGTCACCTAATCCCTGGCACCACCAAAAAGTAATTTGGAACTTAAGGAATTTACTGGCCTTTCTGGCGCTAAACTGAAAGACATTATGTGGTTTATACATTTCCGATCGTCATCTGCGCTTTGCCTGATAGCGGTGACTTTTCTCATCGCAGCTGCCGGGGGATCGCGTAAATACGAGAAGGCGACCCCGGCGCAATGACAGTGCAGCAAATACGGGGTGGCTTCGTTCCAGCTACGGCCGGCAGCAGCGCGAGACGAACGGCATATGGCGATGCGGGTAAAACTCAGAGGCCTAAAAGCGCCAATTGTTGAGGATCCTGGATCATCAGCGAACTGCCCCATAATCTGGCATCGGGTAAAGCTGTTGTTGCACATAATGGTTTTTTTGATTTTTTTCTCTTTATGGATTTTTTACTTCCCAAAATGGAACTACTTGATATTATTATAGCTCAATATGGAATATTAAAGGTACGCAATTATGATGAATTGTCCGTTATGTGGTCGGTCGGCCCACACCAGAAGCAGTTTCCAGGTTTCAACGGAAACCAAAGAGCGCTATAATCAATGCACCAATATTGAATGTGGGCACACATTCGTCACGCATGAAAGCTTTGTCCGAACGGTCAGCCGGCCGGCAAAAATCAGTTCAGCACCGCCGCATAATAAAGGAGTGCAGGAAAAACGCGTATCGTAGCCCGTTTTTGACTGCACCAAAATGCTGGCATCTGTTCCTGTCGAGGCCGCATCAGCGGCCTTCTACTCTGCTCAATACGGATTAAAGGCTTCCCGTCTGAAGTTGAACTGGCTGGAAACAGTCAATGCGCGGCCCAGGCTTACCTGGCGAAAAAGCACCGTACTCTGCCGAGGAAATGGCCCCCCCGTATCCTGACTGATGATTTTCTGGTCTCCGTTCAGGCATGTCCTCAGGAGGTGACGTGATGGCCACCGGATATTAGATAGTCAAAGGGGATAAACCCGCTGTGGCGGCACCGTTTTAAAGGGTTGTCTCGAAAAAAACGGGGAGAAAATAACAGCTATAAATTTTCACTACCCTGTCTTTTTAGTCGCTATAGCTAACCCCTCAGATCAGAGCGCAGGTGATAACGGAAATCTCACGGGATACTTTTGCGGCACTGGCCGCCATAAACAAAAAAGCCACTCCTTGCAGAGTGGCTTAATTATATGATTTTAGAGCTAAAATTTGGTGGCCCCTGCTGGACTTGAACCAG contains:
- a CDS encoding IS3 family transposase (programmed frameshift), producing the protein MGTPRFTPEFKEEAVRQITERGYSVAEVSDRLGVSAHSLYKWLRAVKPDNSEQHARDLLEAKSEILKLRAQLKRTEEERDILKKGRAVLCKGARLKYRFINEHRTVWGVMTMCRVLHVARAGFYAWLHNPVSARDKDNQRLLTLIRDSYSLSGGVYGYRRVHGDLNEIGETCGKNRVGRIMQLNRIKAVRGYKAPRRIAGRPSVVAPNRVQRQFTVVRANQVWVTDITYIRTWQGWLYLAVVIDLFARNVVGWSMKPTLSRELALDALMMAVWRRKPDGEVIVHSDQGSQYGSDDWQRFCRANNLVPSMSRRGNCWDNAVAESFFSSLKKERIRKRMYKTRDLARADIFDYIEVFYNRARRHSHLGGVSPEAFEQASS
- a CDS encoding HP1 family phage holin, yielding MCLERVSALISYNVAVQLTWLGHLSLKDVSTLAGMLTGILMLAINWHYKHKSWQLLRRGQITRGEYESFNR
- a CDS encoding lysozyme, whose amino-acid sequence is MNHSIVKHCAVGAVLAAAAMLPKYQQLHTSPDGLKLLADYEGCHLMPYQCSAGIWTDGIGNTEGVVSGRSITGQQAAGNLITNVLRVESALAQCLTEPVPQSVYDSLVSLAFNVGTTKTCGSTMVKLLNEKRWRDACQQLPRWIYVKGVFNPGLKKRRAREMAWCLTGI
- the lysB gene encoding Rz-like lysis system protein LysB (The gene for this Rz-like phage lysis system protein may overlap extensively with the gene for the other spanin subunit, the Rz1-like protein in the outer membrane.) — protein: MIRALVVMLVLVVQGWQSWQRSEDRNIIEEQAVTLKSQAQALNKQNGQLIGLAILTKTNSREQMRLYAAAEHTTALLRQRQRRIEELKRENEDLRRWNDTSLPDDIIRLRSRPALTGGASYREWLSRSDAVPAGEVRSAR
- the lysC gene encoding Rz1-like lysis system protein LysC (LysC is an Rz1-like component of a phage lytic system, substantially overlapping although not fully embedded in the gene for the Rz-like LysB component.) — protein: MILSGCAADRRSPEAHLTVSGCPEVTPCRLERSAPRDNGDLNAVLDETEAAWAACADKVDTLINWQKRESEQAAKLKQRTDLNPR
- a CDS encoding phospholipase D family protein, producing MRKSIFFVLAIIMSPPAVATDAPEISVGFSPSAGQAALQIVLSTINGAEQSIDIAAYSFTSHPIAAALIAAQNRGVSVRLVADAKANNDKYTAVTFLTNQDVPVRLNAQYIFMHNKFMVIDSNTVQTGSFNYTSNAAKRNAENVLLVRNAPALAAMYQQEFNRLWSESQGFDSLY
- a CDS encoding ogr/Delta-like zinc finger family protein, which produces MMNCPLCGRSAHTRSSFQVSTETKERYNQCTNIECGHTFVTHESFVRTVSRPAKISSAPPHNKGVQEKRVS